The DNA segment TACTACAGTTTCCGAATGTTAAGTCGCGTAGCGAGACTAACCAACTAATCGGTCGGAAGGTTGCTTGGACCGACGGAAAGAAGAATACTATTGTCGGCGTCATTGTGGCTCCTCATGGAAATAAGGGTCTTGTGAGGGCTAGGTTTAGGAGGGGGCTGCCGGGCCAAGCCTTGGGAACGCGGGTGAGAATAGTCGGATAGCCGCCAGCCTCAGCCTCCGCTGGATTCGCTGAATTTTCCAAAAATGTTATTTTTTTTATCGTGATGATTATTTTTGGTTTGATGAGGCTTTAGATGCGGGTGGTGTTTTGGAAACCCTTCTATTGAGTGATGACGAGGTTAAAGGGCTTATCTTGATGAGGGATGTTATGGACGCTGTTGAGCTAGCTTTTAGAGAGAAGGGTCTTGGCAGGGTTCAGATGCCGCCGAAAATATACCTGTTTTTCAGCAAATATAATGGTGATCTAAGAGCGATGCCCTCTTACCTAGAGGAGATGAATATAGCCGCTGTTAAGGTCGTGAACGTCCATCCGGAAAATAAGAAGAGGCATGGTCTGCCAACGGTTATGGCCGTAATAATCCTCGTGGATCCTAGAAGCGGCTTCCCATTAGCGATCATGAGCGGAACAACCATAACCAATATGCGCACAGGGGCGGCTGGAGGCATAGCTGCAAAATATCTCGCAAGAAGGAATTCGAGAGTTGTCGGGCTGGTTGGCGCCGGGGTTCAGGCCAAGACGCAGCTGGCAGCTCTCCTAGAGGTTTTTGGCTCCTTTGATGAGGTTAGGGTTTGGAGCAGAAGCGAGGAGACGAAGACAAGGTTTAGAGAGGAGGCTACAGCTAACTACGGGCATTTATGTAGGGTTGTGGCAGCTAAAAGTATTGAGGACGCTGTTAGGGGAGCCGATATAATCGTGACTACGACGCCTTCTAGGGCTCCACTCGTCATGGATGAGTGGGTTCAGCCTGGAGCGCACTTCAACTGCATAGGTGCAGATGCGCCCGGCAAGGAGGAGCTAGACCCATTGATACTTAAGAGGGCTAAAATAGTCGTCGACGACTGGGAGCAAGCATCGCATAGCGGGGAAATAAATGTCCCCTTAAGCATGGGGACAATCTCTAAGGGCGACGTTTGGGCTGAGATTGGAGAAATAGTTGCTGGGTTAAAGCCCGGAAGAATAAGCGAGAGCGAAATAACGGTTTTTGTCTCAACCGGGCTGGCGATACAGGACGCTGTTACAGCAAACATGGTTTATAAAAGAGCCTCGGAGCGAGGAGTTGGTAAAAGAATCAAGTTAGTTTAAGCATCGATACGGTAATCGGCCTAGGTTAGCCTAGAGGGAGAAGAGAGAGGGGAAAAGGGTAGGCTCGTATAGCATGGCGTAATCATCAAAGTTTATCAAAAATGCCTCAATAATTGGAAGCAAGCTGGCTATTTTTTCTAGACGAATCTTAATTGCGATTTTGCCGTCGCTGCATCTAATTACGTAGCTCTCCACAATGTCATTTCTCATCGACTCTTCAATCTAGTTAGTGTAGAGTGTTTTCATTATTCCTCTAGCCAATAGCCTCGCCACTCTAAGCGGCTCCGGTATTGCGCCGTGCAGCGTAAACTTATTGAGTATACCCTTCGCCTCCTCTAACCTCATTCCGTAAAACCTAATGTACACTTCATGCCCGGTATGGAGCTTCACTAGGGTTCTTGGACCATTCCTATGGTAGATTTCTATGCGTTTCTCGCAGTCCTCTGGAAACAGTTCTAGAAAGTATTTGTCTAAGCCCTCGGACTCCTCGTATGTTACGCATATAAGCGGTTTAGCGGTTTCCTCGTAAACCCTCTGTAAGTCAACTACGTTGTACCAGCTTATCACGCAGCCGTTAAGCATTAAAACGTTAATATCGTCTCTCTCCAGAGCCCTATACATACCTATAATCTTCTCGGTTGCATCCATTCCGCCTAAAGTGGCCCTTGAGAAGGTGAAGCCGTCTATTATCCCGTCGCTTCTTGAGACTACGCCGGCGAGGATGGATTTGTCGCTTAACTCTCTAATGAAGCTCTCTGATACGCCGAGCGCTCGGAAGGCTTTCTTATGTATGTGTAGGCGCAAAACTAGTTCCGTCCTCCAGCCCTAGCCATATTATGTGAACACAGATATTAAAGGTATTCTCAGGCTAGCCGATAAAGAGGTCTACGACCTTAAGGTTCTCTGCGTCAATAAGCCCGTAATCCGTTATCTTAAGTTTCGGGACAACGGGTAGCGAGAGAAAGGATAGAGCGGTGAAGGGGCTTTTAATTCTACAGCCCATGTTCGAGGCGGCTTCCTCTAGGGCTTCAGTCCTCTGGGATATCTCTTCGGCTTCTAAGGCAGCCATCAACCCCGCTACTGTGAGCGGAAGCTCAGTGACAACTTTTCCATCCTTAACTACTACTAAGCCTCCGTTAATCTCTTTAAGCCTTAAAATAGCCCTATGGATGTCTCGGACGTCTGCTCCAACAGCGACGATGTTGTGCGAGTCGTGGGCGACCGTTGACGCCATGGCTCCGCTCCTAAGGCCGAAGCCTATCACAAACCCTTTCCCAATCCTCCCTGAGCCCCTGTGCCTCTCAACTACACAGATCTCCAGCATATCGCTATCTGGATCGGGTTTAACCTCGCCCTCAACAACATTCACTTCGCAGTGAGTCTCCTCCGTGTATATTTGGTTTTCAATCAAGCCTATGGCTCTGGCAACCGCTCTCCCATGTTTAATTCTCGGATGCCTAATCTTTAGGTCTTCAACGCTTATTTCCCCAATGTTCACTGAGCCTAGAGCGATTCTCTTAGGCTTCTCCTCCTCAACGTATAGGTATGCGCCTCCTCTAGCCACGACCACACCGTCTATTAGGACGGTTTCAGCCATAAAGTCCCTTAAATTATTCACGATGACGATGTCGGCGGATTTTCCGGGTGAGAGGGCTCCTAGATGCTTTAGCCTAAAGTATTCTGCGGGCTTAAGCGTAACCATTCTGACAGCGTCCACGGGGTCTATGCCCTCCTCAACAGCCCTCCTTAAGCAGTGGTCTACGTGCCCCTCGCGGACTATGTCGCCTGCATGCCTATCATCTGTTACAAGCATGGCTCTTTCGGGGCAGCGTTTAGAAACTATTCCAGCGAGCCTTGATAGGGCTTTTGCCGTTGAGCCTTCACGTATCATGATCCACATTCCAAGCGAGAGCTTCTCTCTGGCTTCTTCTAGGCTTAGGGCTTCGTGATCTGACATGATTCCGGCGAGAGTGTAGGCGCAAAGGACTTCTCCCCTCAGGCCAGGCGCATGCCCATCAATAATCATGTTTCTACAAGCCTCTATCTTATCTAGGATACTTCTATCCCCCTTCACTACGCCCATGTAGTTCATGACTTCACCTAAACCTAGGATGCGTCTAAAACTCTTAAGCACCTTTACTTCCTCTACGCCTATCTCTGCTCCCGATGTTTCGAAGTCCGTTGATGGGACTGATGACGGTATCATAAAGTAGAATTTTAGAGGCGTTTTCTCGGAGTCTTCGAGCATGAATTTTACGCCATCTAAACCTAGAACATTGGCTATTTCATGTGGATCAGCGACAACGCAGCATGTGCCGTGGGGTACAACTGCTCTAGCAAATATTCTAGGGGTCATGAGCGAGCTCTCTATGTGGACGTGTCCATCGATGTAGGCTGGCAGAACATATTTAGATGGGAAATCAAGCCGCTCTTTTGCGGGTTTGGGTTTGACGCCAACGTACACTATTAAGCCGCTCTTTACGCCGATGTAGCCGTCGGAGATGTCTCCGCTGTAGACGTTAACGATTTGGCCGGAGATTAATAAGTCTAGGGGCGAACGCCCTAGGCAAGCGTCTATAAGTTCCTTCATCGCCGTTTGTCTCCTAGGGGATGGTTAAGCGCGCGGAAACGCTGTTTGCTTTCGCTTTAGGGTTCTAGGGTGAAGTAGACGCGCTTGTTCAGCCTGCCCTTGCTCTCAAATTTCAGCAGCTTTATCTGGCCGACCTCTCTTAGGTTTCTGACGTGGGTTCCGCCGTCCGCCTGCCTATCTACGCCGACAACCTCAACAATGCGCAGCTTGGGTATGTTTGGCGGGAAGGCTTCAGCCATCTTAACTACTCCGGGTATTTTTAGGGCTTCTTCTCTGGGCAGCTCGTACCATTTAACCTCTATGTCTTTTCTGAATAGCTCGTTGGCTTTCTCCACGCACTTTATGATGATGTCTTTATCTAGGCGCTCTAGGCTGAAGTCGAAGCGAACCTTATCCTCTTCAATCTGGTTTCCGGTTACGAGGGCGCCTGTCTCGTTGCAGACCAGTGATGCGAAGACGTGGGAGGCTGTGTGGCTGCGCATAAGCCTGTATCGCCTATCCCAATTGATGATGCAGTGGACTTTGTCGCCGGCTTTTAAGCCCTCTCTGTCAACTTCATGTGAGATCTCGTCGCCTATCTTTGTGACGTAGATGACGTTGAAGTTTTCGTCTCCACGTATTATTTTTCCTGTGTCGTGGGGTTGTCCTCCGCCTCTGGGATAGAAGACTGTTTGGTCTAAAATAATGTATTTGCCGTCGGCGACCTTAACCACCGTTGCATCGCATTCCTTAAGGTAGCTATCCTCTAGGTAGAGGGCCTTAGTCAAGTGTTCGCACCCAAAGGAGATTTGTGGTGAAACCTAAATTTATATGTTTAATTTTTTCATCTGGGTGAATCAACAAAAATGTAGGTAATGCTTAATAATATGTTGTAAAATATTTTTACTTTGCTATTTAAAGGCTAGAGGTTATCCGTGTTGTCTAATGCTGTGCCTAATGCTTTAAGGAGTGAAAAGATTCAGAG comes from the Candidatus Bathyarchaeia archaeon genome and includes:
- a CDS encoding 50S ribosomal protein L35ae, whose protein sequence is MASELFGIVVNYRLGPREQYPRECILQFPNVKSRSETNQLIGRKVAWTDGKKNTIVGVIVAPHGNKGLVRARFRRGLPGQALGTRVRIVG
- the ala gene encoding alanine dehydrogenase gives rise to the protein METLLLSDDEVKGLILMRDVMDAVELAFREKGLGRVQMPPKIYLFFSKYNGDLRAMPSYLEEMNIAAVKVVNVHPENKKRHGLPTVMAVIILVDPRSGFPLAIMSGTTITNMRTGAAGGIAAKYLARRNSRVVGLVGAGVQAKTQLAALLEVFGSFDEVRVWSRSEETKTRFREEATANYGHLCRVVAAKSIEDAVRGADIIVTTTPSRAPLVMDEWVQPGAHFNCIGADAPGKEELDPLILKRAKIVVDDWEQASHSGEINVPLSMGTISKGDVWAEIGEIVAGLKPGRISESEITVFVSTGLAIQDAVTANMVYKRASERGVGKRIKLV
- a CDS encoding DUF99 family protein translates to MRLHIHKKAFRALGVSESFIRELSDKSILAGVVSRSDGIIDGFTFSRATLGGMDATEKIIGMYRALERDDINVLMLNGCVISWYNVVDLQRVYEETAKPLICVTYEESEGLDKYFLELFPEDCEKRIEIYHRNGPRTLVKLHTGHEVYIRFYGMRLEEAKGILNKFTLHGAIPEPLRVARLLARGIMKTLYTN
- the ade gene encoding adenine deaminase encodes the protein MKELIDACLGRSPLDLLISGQIVNVYSGDISDGYIGVKSGLIVYVGVKPKPAKERLDFPSKYVLPAYIDGHVHIESSLMTPRIFARAVVPHGTCCVVADPHEIANVLGLDGVKFMLEDSEKTPLKFYFMIPSSVPSTDFETSGAEIGVEEVKVLKSFRRILGLGEVMNYMGVVKGDRSILDKIEACRNMIIDGHAPGLRGEVLCAYTLAGIMSDHEALSLEEAREKLSLGMWIMIREGSTAKALSRLAGIVSKRCPERAMLVTDDRHAGDIVREGHVDHCLRRAVEEGIDPVDAVRMVTLKPAEYFRLKHLGALSPGKSADIVIVNNLRDFMAETVLIDGVVVARGGAYLYVEEEKPKRIALGSVNIGEISVEDLKIRHPRIKHGRAVARAIGLIENQIYTEETHCEVNVVEGEVKPDPDSDMLEICVVERHRGSGRIGKGFVIGFGLRSGAMASTVAHDSHNIVAVGADVRDIHRAILRLKEINGGLVVVKDGKVVTELPLTVAGLMAALEAEEISQRTEALEEAASNMGCRIKSPFTALSFLSLPVVPKLKITDYGLIDAENLKVVDLFIG
- the alaXM gene encoding alanyl-tRNA editing protein AlaXM, encoding MTKALYLEDSYLKECDATVVKVADGKYIILDQTVFYPRGGGQPHDTGKIIRGDENFNVIYVTKIGDEISHEVDREGLKAGDKVHCIINWDRRYRLMRSHTASHVFASLVCNETGALVTGNQIEEDKVRFDFSLERLDKDIIIKCVEKANELFRKDIEVKWYELPREEALKIPGVVKMAEAFPPNIPKLRIVEVVGVDRQADGGTHVRNLREVGQIKLLKFESKGRLNKRVYFTLEP